The Alicyclobacillus macrosporangiidus CPP55 genome segment GGCGTGGAACACCAATTATCAGGAATGGGAAACTCTGTCTTCGACGAGGCAATGAGTTATGGCCGGTTCCGATGGACAGAGTTGTCAAGGTTGAGGCTCTGTGAACGTCCACGATGAAATCATTTGGGGGTATGACCCATGATAAGGTCGCATAGGCAGTCGGCATCAAACGAGACCTCTCGGAAACGCAATACTGTTCAGGCGGAGCGTATGAAGCAATTGCGGGAGATTCGCCATCTCAAGGAGAGTGATGTTGCACACTTTCTCGGCATCTCAGAGCAGCTTTACCGAAAACTTGAATCGAGCGAGTTCGACATTCCAGCAACTGCCCTTATGGAACTGGCCGTCTTTTACGGTGTAACGACCGATTTTCTCGTCGGTTTATCCGACGACTTGGCGGCCGCCGGGCGAATTCAAAAACCAGAAGCAGTGGAATTCCTCCGAATCATGCTGGAGGCACGGTCGACAAACAGAGGCGTGTACGAGAAATTTTGTGCCATTGTTCATGAGGTGGCATCAAATCCTGAGGCAGATGTTTTTGCAATTGCAGCGAGACATTTTCCGCAGCATGCGGAAGAATTGAAATCCCTAAGGCGCAAAGACTCACCGTAACTCAAGTCTTCCCATTGCGCCCTTGTACCTGGCGACGGAAATCATGATGTGACGAAAACATCTTGTCGATACTCAGGCAATTTTATACGGGGAGGGGATCGGATGTCTTGTAGACGAATTTGTTGTCGCTGCTAAGTACACAATAAGGAGACCCCATCTGAGATCTCCAGAATCCCGTATACTTACTGGATGCCAATTTTCTCCTCCACTCTACTTAGATCGTGCGTCAATTCACCCATTTCGGCAGAGATTTGCCGCACAGCCAGTCGAACGCTATCACCAATGTCCATTATGCGATGCTCTACCGTGTGTGATCGACTCTGGATATTGCGTAGCGAGATCTCTAGGTGATCTAGCCTTTCCTTCACCGATGCCTCAATACGGTCTAACCTCTGTTCGATAGGCTGTAACATTTCGGCCAGAACATGTCGTAACATCTGCTCATCCATTAGACGTCCCCCGTTCTGAAACCATCATAACATGATTTGACTCTTAGTCTATCCGAGCCATTCAATTCTTCCCAGCACACGAGACAGACGACTGTCCAGACAAAGGCTGATACACATCACTTCTAAGGAGTCGTGTTGTTCGCCACTGGTGATTGCGATGTTACAAATCTGCCTTTCATCGTTGCCAGCGGATAGACCGAACTCAAAGCAACGAGGATCCCAACGATACACGCCAGTAGCCACAAGGATGAGCGCTGATACCTTCTCTGGAACGTGATTCCAATTGCGATCATCAGAGACAGCAAGGTCTGGACCCGAACCACAAGACTTGCCCAACTCACGATCGAGAAGAGAACCAACAATATCGTCAACACCCAAAGCATGACAAAACAGAAGACCCTGATATACATTGTCTTTCCCCTTTTCCGTCGTTGTGCCGGACATTTCACGAAATCCTACGGTTTATTCCCTGTTTCTTAGCTGCTGGATTCACCCCTTCAAACGGGACTAAGTGCCACTGTCCACGTTTTCTTATGCGCAAGAAGCCCAGCCTATCATGTGATTGCAGCAATTATCTGTTCCGTGATCAATGACTTGCCTTTTGGGTGTGAATCTCAATGCCCGGTACAGAGTAAACCGTATATACCTCCGCACCTCCGTGTATCGAAGCAATGATCACCTGGTTCTGTGCAAACCCCAATGCCCACGCATTCGGTAACCATACCAGGATGGCTGGCACGCTAATCGGCTTGCCACCACTGTCTTCCATGACATGTCCGTATTGAATATTCATGATTGCGTCGCACACCTGGTCGCCGTCGCTTTGCCGAAAGAGGTCAGATATTTCAATGGGCCCAAAATAAGAACTGAAACCGATTTGCTCTGATATACCGTTCTTAGGTGCGTTCAACATATAGCCTGATTCTTTTTGCGGCAACGTGGGCCCATATGTTGTTGCGGTCATAGGTATGTTGGCTTGCGCTGCGACGGACAGGTCGTGAAAGTACCACGCCGGGATGTTACATAGTGGCTTCGTTATCTGTGTTCGTGTAGATGTATGATTTTCAAGCTCAATGCCAAGATATTTACCCTTATCAGTCCCAATCCGAAATTCATTCACCAACCTGTCAGGTGAAGTGTATGTGACCATAAGATCATTCTCCTGACGCTGAATGGTCAGTTCATTCGTCCCGATGCTCGCTTTGGTGTTCACGCTGAGCCTGGGACCAGGTACAACATTATGCAGAGTAAAAATGAACCTTTCCGGGGTGTGCCCTTCCGCCGGGAGGAAATGTGGATCGACCACAATCCGTTCCAGATGATTAACGGGCTGATCCGATGTAACCAGTACCCCATTTGGTTCCGCAGTGATGGACTCGATAACTGGTCCCGTAGCGTACTGAGCTTCTATGCTGGTATTGGCATTAGAGCACCCTGTTACGAATGTCGTTATAAGTGCGATGCTGATCCATGGGACAGACTTCCTCATTGTCCAAACCTCCTCTGGTCCGCTAGATGTTTTCTACCCCTTAGATACTGCCCCCCTCTCACTTAATGAGAGTCCAAGATGCACCACCGTCCGTCGTCTTCAACAGCCCTTGTTGCGTGAGCAACCATCCATCGTTCGGGTTTACAAAGTCAATCGGAAACGTTGAATCTGCCGTTGTCGGCGGCGGGGTGATCTCTGGTGCGCTCGGTTGTTGATACCTTGTCCATGTCTTTCCTCCATCAGTTGTCCGGAGGATGGCGAATGTCGGATTCATCGAGATCCGGGGCTTCTGCGCCACCAGCCAAGCGTCCTGCTCGGTCAGTCGATACACCCCCTCTACGGCCCACCCCGTTGGTAGCGTCCATTTCGCTACCCAATTGCCATGTTTTGCGTCTAGCTGCTGGATAACACTCTCACCATCAGGGCTTCCTGACTTCTGAGTACGAAAGACAGACATCCAGCCGTCGTCTGGACTCAAGAATGAGTAGCCCTCAATGCCAGGTGGATCGTCGTACGTCCCCTCAATGACCGTACCATGATCACTTGAGATGAGCGTGTACAGCTTTGGGTACCCGGTAGTTCCTAACACCCAATTCTGCGATGGAGTCGACTTGAAGGCAGGGAGAAAGTACACCGGTTCAACGATGTCTGCGTGTTGTTTGATCCGATCCAAGATGCTTGTCGGAAGTGCTCCAAAAGACGCAGGTGACCACGTTTTACCTCCATCCTGTGTCTCCATCACCATCGTGTTGCCTTCCTCACTAGTCGTTTCCATTGGCGCCACTGTCACATAGCCCACGTTTTCATTCACAAACACGATGTCGAAGGATTGGGTTCCTTCCGGAAGTGACCCAACAGTTATCCAGGTCTTTCCCCCATCGGTGGTTTTCAAGATGGAATTTGCATTCGCCTCTGTGCCAAGCGCAAATCCGACTGCAGGAGATACAAAACTAATGCTCCGGCTCGGCTTCAGAGACGGCAAGAGTTGCGTCCAGGTCTTTCCGTCGTCGGTGGTCTTCAAGAGTGCGTATCCTTGATTGAGGCCCGTAAGTACATATGCTGTGCTTCCAAAACGTTGGCTAACAACCAAGCTACGCCACTCGCCCCGCTGTACAACCGGATGCCAACTCTGGCCCATGTCCGTCGAGACAACGATAGAACTTGGAAAAGGGGCTGCATCCGCACTCATGGGTATCCACACGGAACCATTCTGAAATACTGGACGCCCGGCAAATATTCTTCCCTCGAGAGCTGTGGGGATGGATTTGGTCCAGGACTGTCCTCCATTTGTGGTTCGATAGAGAACGGTCTTCATCCCGGCCGTGTCTTTGTATAACAGAAGTCCGTTTGTTGTCGATCCAAATTGCATCATCGTCCCGCCACCCGAAAACGGAGCTGTCCGGAGCTGGACGTGCCAATCACTCCCACCGTCTGTTGTCTGAAGTACAACCAGTGTCGTCATGGGAGTATCATTCGGAGATTTCGGCTTCTCCGTTTGCTGAACAACCACCCAGCCCAG includes the following:
- a CDS encoding helix-turn-helix domain-containing protein, with the protein product MKQLREIRHLKESDVAHFLGISEQLYRKLESSEFDIPATALMELAVFYGVTTDFLVGLSDDLAAAGRIQKPEAVEFLRIMLEARSTNRGVYEKFCAIVHEVASNPEADVFAIAARHFPQHAEELKSLRRKDSP